In a single window of the Mycobacterium bourgelatii genome:
- a CDS encoding glycosyltransferase family 2 protein, whose product MVLNKNPETHYPDVWVVVPDFNEAAVIGEVIADLRSVFDNVVCVDDGSSDDSGEIALRAGAHLVRHPINLGQGAAIQTGIEYARKQPGAQVFATFDADGQHRVKDVAAMVDRLREGDVDIIIGTRFAQDFEQAAASRPPLLKRIVLRTAARISRRGRRLGLTDTNNGLRVFNKTVADGLNLTMSGMSHASEFIVLISENGWRVTEHPVEVLYTEYSKSKGQPLLNGVNILFDGFLRGRIRR is encoded by the coding sequence ATGGTCTTGAACAAGAACCCCGAAACGCACTATCCGGACGTCTGGGTCGTCGTCCCCGATTTCAACGAAGCCGCGGTCATCGGCGAGGTGATCGCCGATCTGCGATCGGTTTTCGACAACGTCGTCTGCGTGGACGACGGCAGCAGCGACGACTCCGGTGAGATCGCCCTGCGCGCCGGGGCGCACCTGGTGCGTCACCCGATCAACCTGGGCCAGGGGGCGGCCATCCAGACCGGCATCGAGTACGCCCGCAAGCAGCCCGGAGCACAGGTGTTCGCCACCTTTGACGCCGACGGGCAGCACCGCGTCAAGGATGTGGCGGCGATGGTCGACCGCCTGCGTGAGGGCGACGTGGACATCATCATCGGCACGCGGTTCGCCCAGGACTTCGAACAGGCCGCAGCCAGTCGGCCGCCGCTGTTGAAGAGAATCGTGCTGCGCACCGCCGCCCGGATCAGCCGGCGCGGCCGGCGGCTGGGCCTGACCGACACCAACAACGGGCTGCGGGTGTTCAACAAGACCGTGGCCGACGGGTTGAACCTCACCATGAGCGGCATGAGCCACGCCAGCGAATTCATCGTCTTGATCTCCGAAAATGGTTGGCGCGTAACCGAACACCCCGTTGAGGTGCTCTACACCGAGTACTCGAAGTCGAAGGGGCAGCCGTTGCTGAACGGCGTCAACATCCTTTTCGACGGGTTCCTGCGAGGGAGGATCAGACGATGA
- a CDS encoding DUF2304 domain-containing protein, with protein MNWIQVLLIGSIIALLVFLLRSRRSARARAWVKVGYVLFVLAGIYAVLRPDDTTVVAHWFGVRRGTDLMLYGLIMAFSFTTLSTYMRFKDLELRYARLARAVAIEAAQVPAPPQGLATDTAAR; from the coding sequence ATGAACTGGATTCAGGTGCTGCTGATCGGGTCGATCATCGCGCTGCTGGTGTTCCTGTTGCGTTCGCGCCGCAGCGCGCGGGCTCGGGCCTGGGTCAAGGTGGGTTACGTCTTGTTCGTCCTGGCCGGCATCTACGCCGTGCTGCGACCGGACGATACGACCGTGGTCGCGCACTGGTTCGGGGTGCGCCGCGGCACCGACCTGATGCTGTACGGGCTGATCATGGCGTTCAGCTTCACCACGCTGAGCACCTACATGCGGTTCAAGGACCTGGAACTGCGCTACGCCCGGCTCGCTCGCGCGGTGGCCATCGAGGCCGCCCAGGTGCCCGCTCCACCGCAGGGGCTCGCCACGGACACCGCAGCCCGGTAG
- a CDS encoding PP2C family protein-serine/threonine phosphatase — protein sequence MTGNIESHIAIEAARLRAVDRYLRADLPSETALKRIAILATQIFDVPMATVAIVDRDRILRIAAHGMESEVRQLARDVGLCASVVLADTPVVVNDALTDPRTASNQFVHEHGIRFYAGAPIVTRYGHRLGAVAVMDRDARAASAKELEILQNLAAIVMEQLELRLSYFDVLSAEQDRRGAAEDARDEARRDRDSAELIRDNAELDRDEARRARDQARVDRDDAVRDRGIAEHDRDLTEEYAAVLQRTLLPPSLPTIDGLALGSYYRAASSRQIGGDFYDVFPLGGDRWGFFLGDVLGHGPEAAVVTSLIRYTLRAAALHYPDLTRGLAELNSVMMGEAAPRRFCTVLFGTFEPDSSGDGFEVRLATGGHPPALLVDPADGSVAEVRPDGGMLVGALPDATFAACEVHLRAGQTLLCYTDGIIEARRGPMPFDEGSLAAFAAEHAARGARGLIDDIATLVPKLEPRDDIAVLAFEATA from the coding sequence ATGACTGGGAACATCGAATCGCACATCGCTATCGAAGCGGCGCGGCTGCGCGCCGTCGATCGTTACCTGCGGGCCGATCTGCCGTCCGAGACGGCCCTGAAACGCATTGCGATCTTGGCGACCCAGATCTTCGACGTGCCGATGGCCACCGTGGCGATCGTCGATCGTGACCGGATTTTGCGGATCGCGGCGCACGGCATGGAAAGCGAAGTGCGCCAGCTTGCGCGTGACGTCGGGCTATGTGCGTCGGTCGTGCTCGCCGACACTCCGGTTGTGGTGAATGACGCGCTCACCGATCCCCGGACTGCCAGCAATCAGTTCGTGCACGAGCACGGGATTCGGTTTTACGCCGGCGCCCCCATCGTGACCCGGTACGGGCACAGGCTAGGCGCGGTGGCCGTGATGGATCGGGACGCACGCGCCGCGTCGGCCAAGGAACTGGAGATCCTGCAGAATCTCGCCGCGATAGTCATGGAACAACTCGAGCTGCGGCTGTCGTATTTCGATGTGCTCAGTGCGGAGCAGGACCGGCGTGGGGCCGCGGAAGACGCGCGCGACGAGGCCAGACGGGACCGCGACAGCGCCGAGTTGATCCGCGACAACGCCGAACTCGACCGTGACGAAGCCCGGCGCGCTCGCGACCAGGCCCGCGTCGACCGCGACGATGCGGTGCGCGACCGGGGTATCGCCGAGCACGATCGGGACCTGACCGAAGAGTATGCGGCGGTGCTGCAGCGCACCTTGCTGCCGCCGTCGCTGCCGACCATCGATGGCTTGGCCCTGGGTTCTTACTACCGCGCGGCGTCCTCGCGCCAGATCGGCGGCGACTTCTACGACGTGTTCCCGCTGGGCGGCGACCGCTGGGGGTTCTTCCTCGGCGACGTGCTCGGTCACGGCCCGGAGGCCGCCGTGGTGACCTCGCTGATCCGCTACACCTTGCGGGCGGCGGCGCTGCATTACCCCGATCTGACCCGGGGACTGGCCGAACTCAACTCCGTCATGATGGGCGAGGCCGCGCCGCGGCGGTTCTGCACCGTGTTGTTCGGCACCTTCGAGCCGGACAGCTCCGGCGACGGGTTCGAGGTGCGCCTGGCGACCGGCGGCCATCCGCCGGCGTTGCTGGTCGATCCTGCCGATGGATCCGTCGCAGAGGTCCGCCCGGATGGCGGGATGTTGGTGGGTGCCTTGCCCGACGCCACCTTCGCGGCCTGCGAAGTCCACCTGCGCGCCGGCCAGACGCTGCTGTGCTATACCGACGGGATCATCGAGGCACGTCGCGGCCCGATGCCGTTCGACGAGGGCAGTCTGGCCGCCTTCGCCGCCGAGCACGCCGCCAGGGGCGCGCGCGGCCTGATCGATGACATCGCCACGCTGGTCCCGAAGTTGGAACCGCGCGACGACATCGCCGTGCTGGCGTTCGAAGCCACCGCCTAG
- a CDS encoding NAD-dependent epimerase/dehydratase family protein, producing MRALVTGAAGFIGSTLVDRLLADGHTVVGLDNFATGRATNIEHLADNPAHTFVEADIVTADLEAIFEAHRPEVVFHLAAQIDVRHSVADPQFDASVNVVGTIRLAEAARRTNVRKVVHTSSGGSIYGTPPVYPTPETVPTDPASPYAAGKVSGEIYLNTFRHLYGLECSHIAPANVYGPRQDPHGEAGVVAIFAQALLSGKPTKVFGDGTNTRDYVFVDDVVDAFVRASGDQGGGQRFNIGTGVETSDRQLHTAVATAVGGPDDPEFHPPRLGDLRRSCLDIGLAERVLGWRPQVELDDGIRRTVEYFRHKHGD from the coding sequence GTGCGCGCACTGGTCACCGGGGCAGCCGGTTTCATCGGGTCGACGCTAGTCGACCGCCTCCTCGCCGACGGCCACACGGTGGTTGGCCTGGACAATTTCGCAACCGGCCGGGCCACCAACATCGAGCATCTCGCCGACAACCCCGCCCACACCTTCGTCGAGGCGGACATCGTCACCGCGGACCTGGAAGCCATCTTCGAGGCGCACCGGCCCGAAGTGGTGTTTCACCTGGCCGCCCAGATCGACGTGCGGCATTCCGTGGCGGATCCGCAGTTCGACGCGTCGGTCAACGTGGTTGGCACCATTCGGCTGGCCGAGGCGGCGCGGCGCACCAACGTCCGCAAGGTCGTGCACACCTCGTCGGGCGGATCCATCTACGGCACCCCGCCGGTGTACCCGACGCCGGAGACCGTGCCGACCGACCCCGCCTCGCCGTACGCCGCGGGCAAGGTGTCCGGTGAGATCTACCTGAACACCTTCCGGCACCTGTACGGCCTGGAGTGCTCGCACATCGCGCCGGCCAACGTCTACGGTCCGCGGCAGGATCCGCACGGCGAAGCGGGAGTGGTGGCCATCTTCGCCCAGGCGCTGTTGTCCGGTAAGCCCACCAAGGTGTTCGGCGACGGCACCAACACCCGCGACTACGTGTTCGTCGATGACGTGGTGGACGCCTTCGTCAGAGCTTCCGGCGACCAGGGTGGCGGGCAGCGGTTCAACATCGGCACGGGCGTGGAGACCTCGGACCGGCAGCTTCACACCGCGGTGGCGACCGCCGTCGGCGGGCCGGACGACCCCGAGTTTCACCCGCCGCGGCTGGGTGACCTGCGGCGGTCCTGCCTGGACATCGGCCTGGCGGAACGGGTGTTGGGCTGGCGCCCCCAGGTGGAGCTGGACGACGGAATTCGGCGCACGGTCGAGTATTTCCGCCATAAGCACGGCGACTGA
- a CDS encoding CDGP domain-containing protein has protein sequence MQRGIGVLIAGLGVAALLAGGSIAAAPPANAGCVYGGFGIISKCDGPVQPDGTWQRCVGFMNLIQRGASSYFAPDKQCDVLGPGFQPAGAFADPPDHIDD, from the coding sequence CTGCAACGGGGGATCGGCGTCCTCATCGCCGGCCTGGGCGTGGCCGCTTTGCTGGCCGGCGGGTCGATCGCCGCAGCGCCGCCCGCGAACGCGGGCTGCGTATACGGCGGATTCGGAATTATCAGCAAGTGCGACGGCCCGGTCCAGCCCGACGGCACCTGGCAGCGTTGCGTGGGATTCATGAACCTGATTCAGCGCGGCGCCAGTTCCTACTTCGCCCCCGATAAGCAGTGCGACGTGCTCGGCCCGGGTTTTCAACCTGCTGGCGCCTTCGCCGACCCACCCGACCACATCGACGACTGA
- a CDS encoding PE family protein, which translates to MSYVLAIPESVGAAATDLARIGSMLRAANAVAAASTSTVLSAAGDEVSAAIAALFSGYGQEYQALSAQAWAYHERFAAALTGAGAAYAAAEAANANPLEALSQGVLNVINAPTNALLGRPLIGNGADGAAGTGQNGGPGGLLFGNGGNGGSGVAGGGTGGRGGDAGLFGDGGRGGTGGTGATGTQGVDNVTRNGGVGGVGGRGGAGGAGGLLWGNGGAGGTGGTGGWGGYGAGAPNAAVAGGTGGTGGAGGMGGIGGPNLSLFGHDGAAGQMGDGGRGGNGGSGSIIGGTGGLGGDGGTGANGGRGGDGGSVSVQTSGMNDSSSYGGNGGNGGTGLAGAGGAGGNGGSAYISAGGGTGVAVGGQGGHGGAGTTVGGAGGDGGPGSIMGYTYGPGGGSGYAIGGAGGTGGTGPTGGHGGDGAYALNWGSGSATGGHGGTGGTGSPGKGGSGGEGGDARATTLAQASAGLGGAPGTGGGGSFGVSGTASQL; encoded by the coding sequence ATGTCGTATGTACTTGCAATACCGGAGTCGGTAGGTGCGGCGGCCACGGACCTGGCGCGCATCGGATCGATGTTGCGGGCCGCGAATGCGGTGGCGGCAGCCTCGACGAGCACCGTGCTCAGCGCGGCCGGGGACGAGGTTTCGGCGGCGATAGCCGCGCTGTTTTCCGGCTACGGGCAGGAGTATCAGGCGCTCAGTGCCCAGGCGTGGGCATATCACGAGCGATTCGCGGCGGCTTTGACTGGGGCGGGGGCGGCTTATGCCGCGGCCGAGGCGGCTAACGCAAACCCGCTTGAAGCCCTCTCGCAAGGCGTGCTGAACGTGATCAATGCCCCGACAAATGCCTTGTTGGGTCGTCCGCTGATTGGTAACGGCGCCGACGGCGCCGCCGGGACCGGTCAGAACGGTGGGCCGGGCGGGTTGTTGTTCGGCAACGGCGGCAATGGCGGCTCGGGCGTTGCCGGTGGCGGCACGGGTGGGCGAGGAGGGGACGCCGGACTGTTCGGCGACGGCGGCCGCGGCGGGACCGGCGGAACCGGTGCGACCGGGACTCAGGGAGTCGATAACGTCACGCGCAACGGGGGTGTCGGCGGCGTCGGCGGTCGGGGCGGGGCGGGCGGCGCGGGCGGATTGTTGTGGGGCAACGGCGGTGCCGGCGGCACCGGTGGCACCGGTGGTTGGGGCGGCTACGGCGCCGGCGCTCCGAACGCCGCCGTTGCCGGCGGCACCGGCGGCACCGGCGGCGCCGGAGGTATGGGCGGCATCGGCGGCCCCAACTTGTCCCTATTCGGCCACGACGGGGCCGCAGGCCAGATGGGCGACGGCGGCCGCGGTGGCAACGGCGGCAGCGGTTCGATCATCGGAGGCACCGGCGGGTTAGGCGGCGATGGGGGCACGGGCGCCAACGGTGGGCGTGGCGGGGACGGAGGCAGCGTCTCCGTCCAGACCAGCGGCATGAACGACAGCAGCTCCTACGGGGGTAACGGCGGTAACGGGGGCACCGGTCTCGCGGGCGCCGGTGGTGCGGGTGGCAACGGCGGTAGCGCGTACATCTCGGCCGGCGGAGGAACAGGAGTCGCCGTCGGCGGTCAGGGGGGGCACGGCGGCGCTGGTACCACCGTCGGCGGCGCCGGCGGTGACGGGGGACCTGGCTCGATCATGGGTTATACCTATGGACCGGGAGGCGGCAGCGGTTATGCCATCGGTGGCGCTGGCGGTACCGGCGGAACTGGCCCGACCGGCGGTCACGGCGGCGACGGCGCCTATGCATTGAACTGGGGAAGCGGAAGCGCCACCGGCGGTCACGGCGGCACGGGCGGCACCGGGAGTCCCGGCAAGGGGGGTAGCGGCGGTGAGGGCGGCGACGCCCGGGCGACTACCCTGGCTCAGGCCAGTGCAGGCCTCGGCGGTGCTCCGGGCACCGGTGGCGGCGGCTCATTCGGTGTGTCAGGAACGGCCAGTCAGCTCTAG
- a CDS encoding DNA polymerase III subunit delta', with protein sequence MSGVFTRLVGQHAVEAELLAAARAARGDTDHNDAGAGTMTHAWLITGPPGSGRSIAALCFAAALQCISDEDPGCGLCRACTTTMAGTHADVRRVIPEGLSIGVDDMRAIVQIASRKPTTGRHQIVVIEDADRLTEGAANALLKVVEEPPPSTVFLLCAPSVDPEDIAITLRSRCRHVALVTPSTSAIAQVLIDGDGLDAKTANWAASVSGGHVGRARRLATDSDARQRREQALALVRDAVTPARAYAAAEEMVAAAEAEAVALTAERAETETEELRTALGAGGTGKGTAGTMRGAAGAIKDLERRQKSRQTRASRDALDRALIDLATYFRDALLAASNAGGVQANHPDMADRVASLAGHAAPDRLLRCIEAVLQCREALATNVKPKFAVDAMVATIGQELR encoded by the coding sequence ATGTCCGGGGTGTTTACGCGGCTGGTAGGCCAACACGCGGTGGAAGCCGAACTGCTGGCCGCGGCTCGCGCCGCCCGCGGTGACACTGATCACAACGACGCCGGCGCCGGGACTATGACACATGCCTGGCTCATCACCGGCCCGCCCGGTTCGGGACGTTCGATAGCTGCATTGTGCTTCGCGGCCGCGCTGCAGTGCATCTCCGACGAAGACCCTGGGTGCGGGCTCTGCCGGGCGTGTACGACGACGATGGCAGGCACCCACGCCGACGTGCGGCGGGTCATTCCCGAGGGCCTGTCCATCGGTGTCGACGACATGCGCGCGATCGTGCAGATCGCCTCGCGCAAGCCCACCACCGGTCGACACCAGATCGTGGTCATCGAGGACGCCGACCGGTTGACCGAAGGCGCCGCCAACGCCCTGCTCAAGGTCGTCGAAGAGCCCCCGCCGTCAACGGTTTTCCTGCTGTGTGCGCCATCCGTCGACCCTGAAGACATTGCGATCACGCTGCGCTCCCGCTGTCGTCACGTCGCGTTGGTGACTCCGTCGACCTCGGCCATCGCGCAGGTGCTCATCGACGGCGACGGGCTCGATGCGAAGACAGCCAACTGGGCGGCTTCGGTCAGCGGCGGCCACGTGGGTCGGGCGCGACGACTGGCCACCGATTCCGACGCCCGTCAGCGGCGCGAGCAGGCGCTGGCGTTGGTGCGCGATGCCGTGACGCCGGCGCGGGCGTACGCGGCTGCTGAGGAGATGGTCGCGGCCGCCGAAGCCGAAGCTGTGGCGCTGACCGCCGAGCGGGCGGAAACCGAGACCGAGGAGCTTCGCACGGCTCTGGGGGCCGGCGGCACCGGCAAGGGCACCGCCGGGACGATGCGCGGCGCGGCGGGAGCGATCAAGGACCTGGAACGGCGGCAGAAGTCTCGTCAGACCCGCGCCTCGCGTGATGCGCTGGACCGCGCCCTGATCGATTTGGCCACGTATTTCCGCGACGCCCTCCTGGCCGCGTCCAACGCGGGAGGAGTGCAGGCCAACCACCCCGATATGGCCGACCGCGTCGCCTCCCTGGCCGGCCACGCCGCCCCCGACCGACTGCTGCGTTGCATCGAGGCGGTGCTGCAGTGCCGCGAGGCGTTGGCCACCAACGTCAAGCCCAAATTCGCTGTTGACGCCATGGTCGCAACCATCGGTCAAGAACTGCGCTAG